The Planococcus donghaensis genome contains a region encoding:
- a CDS encoding (Fe-S)-binding protein, whose product MEPLLIANWILFIAVTAYAIYLFIYLLKSRYDFIQLGKKVEFEENFNERLRKVMVNVFGQKKLLKDKKSGTIHVMFFYGFLLVQASAIDFIIKGLSPDSHLPLGPLYPAFTFFQEIVTLTILVAVIWAFYRRYIEKLVRLKRGWKSGLVLIFIGGLMVTVLIGNGMNMNWHGHETAWTEPVASLVASAFAWLPEAATVTIFYVMWWAHLLFLLTFLVYVPQSKHAHLIFGPVNTWFHRVDHVGRLKPINFEEMEDEDEDDPDAMPSFGVGKITDFSQSQMIDFYACVECGRCTNMCPATGTGKMLSPMDLITKLRDNLTNTGAVMTQKKPWVPAMAFNNTQGNQLAMAAGAEGITIDELYSPSLIGDVITEEEIWACTTCRNCEDQCPVMNEHVDKIIDLRRYLVMTEGKMDPDAQRAMTNIERQGNPWGLNRKEKENWRDARPDIHIPTVKEMNKAGEEFEFLFWVGSMGSFDSRSQKIALSFARLMNEAGVKFAILGNKEKNSGDTPRRLGNEFLFQELATGNIKEFEKAEIKKIVTIDPHAYNIFKNEYPDFGFKAEVYHHTEMLFDLVQDGRLKPQFPVNERITFHDSCYLGRYNDVYDAPREILKAIEGVELVEMKRNREDGMCCGAGGGMMWMEEDAGHRVNVARTEQALEVSPTMISSGCPYCLTMLSDGTKAKEVEEQVGTYDVAELLEMAVLGNEAPEPEAIVQ is encoded by the coding sequence ATGGAGCCATTGTTAATTGCAAACTGGATTTTATTCATAGCTGTAACCGCTTACGCTATCTATCTCTTCATCTATTTATTGAAGTCGAGATATGATTTTATCCAACTCGGTAAAAAAGTCGAGTTTGAAGAAAACTTCAATGAGCGTTTGCGTAAAGTCATGGTCAACGTGTTTGGTCAGAAAAAGTTATTGAAAGATAAGAAGAGTGGAACGATTCACGTTATGTTCTTTTATGGCTTCTTGTTAGTGCAGGCGAGTGCCATTGATTTTATTATTAAAGGCTTATCTCCTGATTCACATTTACCACTAGGACCTCTTTATCCGGCATTCACGTTCTTCCAAGAAATCGTGACATTAACGATTTTGGTAGCAGTGATTTGGGCGTTCTACAGACGTTATATTGAAAAGCTGGTTCGTTTGAAACGCGGATGGAAATCAGGGCTTGTTCTTATTTTCATTGGTGGTTTAATGGTGACAGTATTGATCGGTAACGGCATGAACATGAACTGGCACGGGCATGAAACTGCTTGGACTGAGCCAGTGGCTTCTTTAGTAGCTAGCGCATTTGCTTGGTTACCGGAAGCTGCAACCGTTACAATTTTCTACGTGATGTGGTGGGCGCATTTACTATTCCTACTCACATTTTTAGTGTATGTACCACAATCGAAACACGCTCACTTAATTTTCGGACCCGTTAACACATGGTTCCACAGAGTTGATCATGTTGGTCGTTTAAAACCAATCAACTTTGAAGAGATGGAAGATGAAGACGAAGACGATCCAGATGCAATGCCGTCATTTGGTGTTGGGAAAATCACGGATTTCTCACAAAGCCAAATGATTGATTTCTACGCTTGCGTAGAATGTGGCCGCTGTACGAATATGTGTCCGGCGACTGGAACAGGGAAAATGCTGTCACCAATGGATTTGATTACAAAACTTCGTGACAACCTAACAAATACAGGTGCAGTCATGACGCAGAAAAAACCGTGGGTGCCGGCAATGGCATTTAACAATACACAAGGAAATCAGTTGGCAATGGCTGCTGGCGCTGAAGGCATTACAATCGATGAGCTTTATAGCCCGAGCTTAATCGGAGACGTGATCACAGAAGAAGAAATTTGGGCATGTACCACTTGCCGTAACTGTGAAGACCAATGTCCGGTTATGAACGAGCACGTAGACAAAATTATCGACCTTCGCCGTTACCTTGTAATGACAGAAGGAAAAATGGATCCCGACGCACAGCGTGCGATGACAAACATCGAACGTCAAGGAAATCCATGGGGTCTGAATCGTAAAGAAAAAGAAAACTGGAGAGATGCACGTCCAGATATTCATATTCCAACTGTAAAAGAAATGAACAAAGCAGGAGAAGAATTCGAATTCTTATTCTGGGTTGGTTCGATGGGATCATTCGACAGCCGTTCACAAAAAATCGCTTTATCATTTGCTCGATTGATGAATGAAGCCGGCGTGAAATTCGCGATTCTCGGAAACAAAGAGAAAAACTCAGGCGATACACCACGTCGTCTTGGGAATGAATTCTTATTCCAAGAGCTTGCAACTGGAAATATTAAAGAATTTGAAAAAGCAGAGATTAAAAAGATCGTTACAATCGATCCTCACGCTTACAACATTTTCAAAAATGAATACCCAGACTTCGGTTTTAAAGCAGAAGTGTATCATCATACGGAAATGTTGTTTGACCTCGTTCAAGATGGTCGATTAAAACCGCAATTCCCAGTAAACGAACGAATTACGTTCCATGATTCTTGTTACCTTGGTCGCTATAACGATGTGTACGACGCACCACGCGAAATATTGAAAGCAATCGAAGGCGTAGAATTAGTGGAAATGAAACGTAACCGTGAAGACGGCATGTGCTGTGGAGCCGGCGGCGGAATGATGTGGATGGAAGAAGATGCAGGTCACCGCGTTAACGTTGCTCGTACTGAACAAGCGCTTGAAGTAAGCCCAACAATGATTTCTTCTGGTTGCCCATACTGCTTGACGATGTTATCGGATGGGACGAAAGCAAAAGAAGTCGAAGAACAAGTTGGAACTTACGACGTAGCTGAACTATTGGAAATGGCTGTTCTCGGAAATGAAGCGCCAGAGCCGGAAGCGATTGTTCAATAA
- a CDS encoding 3-hydroxybutyryl-CoA dehydrogenase, which yields MSIQNVMVIGAGQMGSGIAQVCAQAGLNVKLNDMKQEAYDKGIATITKNLSRNVEKGRMTEDEKTAVLGRITASLDLKDAHDVDIVIEAAVENMAIKHSIFKTLDEVTPKHAILATNTSSLPITEIAAVTNRPEQVIGMHFMNPVPVMKLVEIIRGLATSDEVYKKVEEMTVQLSKTPVEVNDFPGFVSNRILMPMINEAIFTLQEGVATKEAIDDIMKMGMNHPMGPLELADFIGLDTCLYIMEVLHEGFGDSKYRPSPLLRQYVKAGWLGKKTGRGFYNYS from the coding sequence ATGTCGATTCAAAACGTAATGGTAATCGGGGCCGGACAAATGGGTTCTGGTATCGCACAAGTTTGTGCACAAGCAGGATTAAATGTGAAATTAAACGATATGAAGCAAGAAGCATACGATAAAGGCATTGCTACAATTACGAAAAATTTATCACGCAATGTTGAAAAAGGACGTATGACTGAAGATGAAAAAACAGCGGTACTTGGCCGCATTACAGCTTCATTGGATTTAAAAGACGCTCATGACGTTGACATTGTGATTGAAGCAGCTGTTGAAAATATGGCGATTAAACATAGCATTTTTAAAACATTGGACGAAGTAACTCCAAAGCACGCAATTTTAGCAACAAACACATCATCGCTACCAATTACAGAAATCGCAGCGGTGACAAATCGTCCTGAACAAGTAATCGGCATGCACTTCATGAATCCAGTACCTGTTATGAAATTAGTGGAAATTATCCGCGGCTTGGCAACTTCAGATGAAGTGTACAAAAAAGTAGAAGAAATGACGGTGCAACTGTCGAAAACACCAGTAGAAGTAAATGATTTCCCAGGATTTGTTTCAAACCGAATTTTAATGCCAATGATCAACGAAGCGATTTTCACGCTTCAAGAAGGAGTCGCAACAAAAGAAGCAATTGACGACATCATGAAAATGGGCATGAATCATCCGATGGGACCACTAGAACTGGCTGATTTTATAGGACTAGATACGTGTCTTTATATCATGGAAGTATTGCATGAAGGATTTGGCGACAGTAAATATCGTCCGAGCCCATTATTACGTCAATACGTAAAAGCGGGATGGCTAGGTAAGAAGACCGGACGCGGTTTCTATAACTACTCATAA
- a CDS encoding acyl-CoA dehydrogenase has product MNFQLSEEHQMIRKMVRDFANKEVAPTAEERDEEERFDREIFDKMAELGLTGIPWPEEYGGIGSDYLAYCIAVEELSRVCASTGVTLSAHTSLAGWPVYTFGTEEQKQKYLRPMAEGTKIGAYGLTEPASGSDAGAMRTSAKEDGDHYVLNGSKIFITNGGIADIYIVFAVTDPESKHKGTTAFIIEKDFEGFSVGKKERKLGIRSSPTTEIIFDNCRVPKENVLGELGQGFKIAMQTLDGGRNGIAAQAVGIAQGALDASIDYAKEREQFGKPIVANQGVSFKLADMATSIEASRLLTYQAAWLESNKLSYSKESAMAKLMAGDTAMKVTVEAVQVFGGYGYTKDYPVERYMRDAKITQIYEGTQEVQRLVISRMVTK; this is encoded by the coding sequence ATGAATTTTCAACTATCTGAAGAACACCAAATGATCCGCAAAATGGTAAGAGATTTCGCAAATAAAGAAGTAGCTCCAACAGCAGAAGAACGTGACGAAGAAGAACGCTTTGATCGTGAAATTTTCGATAAAATGGCTGAACTTGGCTTAACAGGAATTCCATGGCCAGAAGAGTACGGCGGAATCGGTTCGGATTATTTGGCATACTGCATCGCAGTTGAAGAATTATCACGTGTGTGCGCATCAACGGGCGTTACATTATCCGCACATACTTCACTAGCTGGATGGCCAGTATACACATTCGGAACAGAAGAACAAAAACAAAAATACCTTCGTCCGATGGCTGAAGGAACAAAAATTGGGGCATACGGGTTAACAGAACCAGCTTCAGGATCTGACGCAGGTGCGATGCGCACTTCGGCTAAAGAAGATGGCGACCATTACGTGTTAAACGGGTCGAAAATATTTATCACAAACGGTGGCATTGCAGACATTTACATCGTATTTGCAGTAACAGATCCAGAATCAAAACATAAAGGCACAACAGCATTTATCATTGAAAAAGACTTTGAAGGTTTCTCGGTTGGTAAAAAAGAACGCAAGCTAGGAATTCGTTCAAGCCCGACAACAGAAATCATTTTCGATAACTGCCGCGTACCAAAAGAAAACGTTTTAGGCGAACTAGGACAAGGATTCAAAATTGCGATGCAAACACTTGATGGTGGTCGTAACGGAATCGCAGCGCAAGCAGTCGGAATTGCACAAGGTGCACTTGACGCTTCAATCGATTACGCAAAAGAGCGCGAGCAATTCGGTAAGCCAATTGTTGCAAACCAAGGCGTTTCGTTCAAATTGGCAGATATGGCGACTTCAATCGAAGCTTCTCGTTTGTTGACATACCAAGCTGCATGGCTTGAGTCGAACAAATTGTCATACAGCAAAGAGTCCGCAATGGCGAAATTGATGGCTGGTGATACGGCTATGAAAGTGACTGTTGAAGCGGTTCAAGTATTTGGTGGTTACGGTTATACAAAAGATTATCCAGTTGAACGCTATATGCGCGATGCGAAAATCACACAAATTTATGAAGGTACACAAGAAGTTCAGCGTCTAGTTATTTCCCGGATGGTCACGAAATAA
- a CDS encoding acyl-CoA dehydrogenase, with protein sequence MDLHFTDEQLMMRNMVRDFAKEEITPFIENMENDEFPTAILKKMGELGLMGITAPEKYGGSEMDFTSYITAIHELSKASGVIGVILSVHTSVGTNPILNFGTQQQIEKYVPKLASGEYLGAFCLTEPAAGSDAGSLKTKAVLDGEDYVINGSKVFITNGGAADTYIVFASTKPAAGSRGISAFIVEKDTPGLIIGKNEKKMGLHGSKTVQLTFENMRVPAENLLGEENKGFSIAMANLNVGRIGIAAQALGIAEAAYEYAVAYAKEREQFGKPIAQQQGVGFKLADMATQVEASKLLVYNAADLYSKGKDCNKEASMAKLFASKTAMDVTIEAIQVFGGYGYTKDYPVERLFRDAKVTEIYEGTSEIQRIVISKQLTK encoded by the coding sequence ATGGATTTGCACTTTACAGATGAACAACTTATGATGCGCAACATGGTGCGAGATTTCGCAAAAGAAGAAATTACGCCTTTTATCGAAAATATGGAAAACGACGAATTTCCAACAGCTATTTTAAAGAAAATGGGCGAACTTGGATTGATGGGGATTACCGCTCCTGAAAAATACGGCGGTTCGGAAATGGATTTCACTTCTTATATCACAGCGATTCATGAATTATCGAAAGCTAGCGGTGTAATCGGAGTGATCTTGTCTGTTCATACGTCTGTCGGAACAAACCCAATTCTCAATTTCGGAACACAGCAACAAATCGAAAAATATGTACCGAAACTAGCTAGTGGCGAATACTTAGGCGCTTTTTGTTTAACAGAACCAGCTGCCGGGTCTGACGCAGGAAGCTTGAAAACAAAAGCAGTTCTAGACGGTGAGGACTACGTCATAAACGGTTCTAAAGTTTTTATCACGAACGGCGGAGCAGCTGATACGTATATCGTCTTTGCTTCCACAAAACCAGCAGCTGGTTCTCGTGGAATTTCAGCTTTTATTGTTGAAAAAGACACACCGGGCTTGATCATCGGCAAAAACGAAAAGAAAATGGGTCTTCATGGTTCGAAAACCGTTCAGTTAACATTCGAAAACATGCGCGTACCGGCTGAAAACCTATTAGGCGAAGAAAATAAAGGATTCAGCATCGCAATGGCGAATTTGAATGTTGGACGTATTGGTATCGCGGCACAAGCATTGGGCATCGCTGAAGCGGCTTATGAATACGCAGTGGCTTATGCGAAAGAACGTGAGCAATTCGGTAAACCGATTGCTCAGCAACAAGGTGTGGGCTTTAAACTAGCAGATATGGCAACGCAAGTAGAAGCGTCAAAATTGCTCGTTTATAACGCAGCTGATTTGTATTCAAAAGGAAAAGACTGTAACAAAGAAGCTTCAATGGCGAAACTTTTCGCTTCAAAAACAGCAATGGACGTAACTATTGAAGCCATTCAAGTGTTCGGCGGTTACGGTTATACAAAAGACTATCCAGTTGAGCGCCTGTTCCGTGACGCAAAAGTAACGGAAATTTACGAAGGCACGAGTGAAATTCAACGCATCGTTATTAGCAAGCAACTAACCAAATAA
- the icmF gene encoding fused isobutyryl-CoA mutase/GTPase IcmF, which yields MAIIEETKTYQPKNHIRFVTASSLFDGHDASINIMRRILQASGAEVIHLGHNRSVEEVVNAAIQEDVQGICISSYQGGHMEYFKYMHDLLKEKGASHIRIYGGGGGVILPREIKELEAYGIAGIFSPEDGRKKGLQGMITEIVEECDFSTVKENQSFDNLSTEEPVVLANAITAAEEAHTRDTDTTKLLETVRAKTKNTPILGITGTGGAGKSSLTDELIRRFLSELPDKKIAILSIDPTKQKTGGALLGDRIRMNAIFNKRVFMRSLATRGSRSELSGAIGDVLDVVKSADFDLIVVETSGIGQGDAEIANFSDVSMYVMTSEFGAPSQLEKIDMIDYADLICINKFERSGSQDALRQVQKQYQRSRLLWDKELDDMPVYGTIASQFNDKGTNSLFAALVGKVNEKCGTDWETDYDKFVKTQKENLIIPNERRYYLRELTDTVRGYHAKTKEQAAFARRLFQLEGAIEAVKEKAPDDALVASLESLAEGVRDELTAESKRILNNWDALKEMYAGDEFVTTVRDKEIRTILRTESLSGIKVPRVVLPKFVDYGEILSWVYLENAPGSFPYTAGVFPFKRAGEDPKRQFAGEGTPERTNRRFHYLSKDDDAKRLSTAFDSVTLYGEDPDHRPDIYGKVGESGVSICTLDDMKKLYAGFDLCAPTTSVSMTINGPAPIILAMFMNTAIDQQVKINEEKLGRTLTVEEFTEVREGTLQVVRGTVQADILKEDQGQNTCIFSTEFALRMMGDIQQYFIDHKVRNYYSVSISGYHIAEAGANPISQLAFTLSNGFTYVEYYLSRGMHIDDFAPNLSFFFSNGLDPEYTVIGRVARRIWAVVMRDKYGANERSQKLKYHVQTSGRSLHAQEIDFNDIRTTLQALMALQDNCNSLHTNAYDEAITTPTEESVRRAMAIQMIITKEHGLSKNENPLQGAFIIEEMTQLVEEAVLTEFDRINDRGGVLGAMETQYQRGKIQEESMHYEMKKHTGELPIIGVNTYLNPNPQSDDDINAMEIARATTEEKETQISNLRAFQERNDSTEALNRLKQVAKTGGNIFEELMETVKVASLGQITTALYEVGGQYRRNM from the coding sequence ATGGCAATTATTGAAGAAACGAAAACCTATCAGCCGAAAAACCATATCCGTTTTGTCACAGCTTCCAGCTTGTTTGACGGGCACGACGCGTCGATCAACATCATGCGCCGTATTTTACAAGCAAGCGGTGCCGAAGTGATTCACTTAGGACATAACCGGTCGGTTGAAGAAGTGGTCAATGCTGCAATCCAAGAAGATGTTCAAGGAATTTGTATTTCTTCTTACCAAGGCGGTCACATGGAATACTTCAAGTATATGCACGATTTACTAAAGGAAAAAGGCGCTTCGCATATCCGCATTTATGGCGGAGGCGGAGGCGTTATTTTACCTCGTGAAATTAAAGAACTTGAAGCATATGGTATCGCGGGTATTTTCTCACCAGAAGATGGTCGTAAAAAAGGGTTACAAGGCATGATTACGGAAATTGTGGAAGAATGTGATTTCTCCACAGTTAAAGAAAATCAGTCTTTCGACAACTTATCAACCGAAGAGCCAGTTGTATTAGCAAACGCTATTACAGCGGCAGAAGAAGCGCACACACGTGATACAGATACAACGAAGTTACTAGAAACGGTTCGAGCAAAAACGAAAAATACGCCGATTCTCGGGATTACAGGAACAGGCGGAGCTGGTAAAAGTTCATTAACAGATGAATTGATTCGTCGTTTCTTATCAGAACTTCCAGACAAAAAAATCGCGATTTTATCAATCGATCCAACAAAACAAAAAACAGGCGGCGCACTGCTAGGTGACCGTATTCGCATGAACGCGATTTTCAACAAGCGCGTATTCATGAGAAGTCTTGCGACACGTGGTTCGCGTTCTGAATTGTCAGGCGCAATTGGTGACGTATTAGATGTTGTGAAATCGGCTGATTTTGACTTGATTGTTGTAGAAACAAGCGGAATTGGACAAGGCGATGCAGAAATTGCGAACTTCTCTGATGTCTCGATGTATGTCATGACAAGTGAATTTGGCGCGCCGTCCCAGCTTGAAAAAATCGATATGATCGATTACGCAGATTTAATTTGCATCAATAAATTCGAACGTAGCGGTTCACAAGATGCGCTTCGTCAAGTACAAAAACAATATCAGCGTAGCCGTTTACTGTGGGATAAAGAGCTAGATGATATGCCAGTTTACGGTACTATTGCGAGTCAGTTTAACGATAAAGGCACAAACTCATTGTTCGCGGCACTAGTCGGCAAAGTAAACGAAAAATGTGGGACGGATTGGGAGACAGATTACGATAAATTCGTTAAAACCCAAAAAGAAAACCTCATTATTCCAAACGAACGTCGCTATTATTTACGCGAGTTAACCGATACGGTTCGTGGCTATCACGCGAAAACAAAAGAACAAGCAGCGTTCGCGCGTCGTTTGTTCCAATTAGAAGGCGCGATTGAAGCAGTTAAAGAAAAAGCGCCAGATGATGCGTTAGTCGCGTCACTCGAGTCGCTTGCAGAAGGCGTTCGTGATGAATTAACAGCCGAATCAAAACGTATACTAAATAACTGGGATGCCTTAAAAGAAATGTATGCGGGTGACGAATTTGTCACAACGGTACGTGACAAAGAAATCCGCACAATTTTACGTACAGAAAGCTTGTCCGGCATTAAAGTGCCACGTGTTGTCTTGCCGAAATTCGTTGATTACGGCGAAATTTTGTCATGGGTTTATTTAGAAAACGCGCCAGGTTCATTCCCTTATACGGCAGGAGTATTCCCGTTCAAGCGTGCAGGAGAAGATCCAAAGCGTCAGTTTGCGGGTGAAGGTACGCCTGAACGCACAAACCGTCGCTTCCATTACTTATCAAAAGACGACGATGCAAAACGTCTCTCAACAGCATTTGACTCGGTAACGCTTTACGGGGAAGACCCGGATCACCGCCCGGATATTTACGGGAAAGTCGGCGAGTCTGGCGTATCGATCTGTACATTGGATGATATGAAGAAATTGTATGCAGGGTTTGACCTTTGCGCACCAACAACTTCAGTATCGATGACCATTAACGGCCCTGCGCCGATTATTTTGGCGATGTTCATGAACACGGCAATTGATCAGCAAGTAAAAATTAATGAAGAAAAATTAGGCCGCACGTTAACAGTAGAAGAATTCACAGAAGTTCGTGAAGGCACACTGCAAGTGGTTCGCGGAACTGTACAAGCGGATATTTTAAAAGAAGACCAAGGACAAAATACGTGTATCTTCTCGACTGAATTTGCACTTCGCATGATGGGCGATATTCAGCAATACTTTATCGACCACAAAGTACGTAACTACTATTCGGTATCGATTTCTGGCTACCACATTGCAGAAGCAGGCGCGAATCCGATTTCACAATTGGCGTTTACGTTGTCGAACGGATTTACGTACGTGGAATATTACTTAAGCCGCGGCATGCACATTGATGACTTTGCGCCGAACTTGTCGTTCTTCTTCTCGAACGGACTCGATCCGGAGTATACCGTTATCGGACGTGTAGCACGTCGCATTTGGGCAGTCGTGATGCGCGATAAATACGGCGCGAACGAACGTAGCCAAAAATTGAAATACCATGTACAAACTTCAGGACGTAGCTTGCACGCACAGGAAATTGATTTTAACGATATTCGCACAACGCTTCAAGCATTAATGGCGTTGCAAGACAACTGTAACTCGTTGCACACAAACGCTTACGATGAGGCCATCACAACGCCGACAGAAGAATCTGTGCGTCGCGCAATGGCCATTCAAATGATCATCACTAAAGAACACGGTCTTTCGAAAAACGAGAACCCGTTACAAGGTGCGTTTATCATTGAAGAAATGACACAATTGGTAGAAGAAGCGGTGCTAACAGAATTTGACCGCATCAACGACCGCGGAGGCGTCTTAGGCGCAATGGAAACACAGTACCAGCGCGGCAAAATCCAAGAAGAGTCGATGCACTACGAAATGAAAAAACACACAGGTGAATTGCCGATTATCGGAGTCAACACGTACTTGAATCCGAATCCGCAATCGGACGACGACATTAACGCAATGGAAATCGCCCGCGCCACAACAGAAGAAAAAGAAACACAAATCAGCAACTTGCGCGCATTCCAAGAACGCAACGATTCAACGGAAGCATTAAACCGCTTGAAGCAAGTAGCAAAAACAGGCGGAAACATCTTCGAAGAATTGATGGAAACCGTAAAAGTCGCAAGTCTCGGCCAAATCACGACAGCTTTATACGAAGTAGGCGGGCAGTATAGACGAAATATGTAA
- a CDS encoding acetyl-CoA C-acetyltransferase, translating into MAKTVIIDGARTAFGKFGGNLSTLSASDLGAEAIKAAMNRADIQPEDVQEVIMGNVLQAGQGQIPSRQAATKAGIPYNVKSETINKVCASGMRSVTLADQLIRLGDEEVIVAGGMESMSNAPYYLPKARWGLRMGDSQVIDGMVHDGLSCSFHPDKVHMGTYGNSTAKDFDLSREEQDKWSARSHERAIKAKDLFAEEIVAIDIPQRKGDPITVDVDEAPRANSTIEALAKLKPAFGKDGTITAGNAPGINDGAAALVLMSEERAQKENKNVLAHVLSHTEVAIEPHRFPETPGIVINELLKKTGKTIDEIDLFEINEAFAAVALASSKIAGLDAEKVNVNGGSVALGHPIGASGARIILTLAYELKRRGGGIGIAAICSGGGQGDAIMIRVPKEEE; encoded by the coding sequence ATGGCAAAAACAGTGATTATTGACGGAGCACGCACAGCATTTGGGAAATTCGGCGGAAACTTGAGCACGTTATCAGCAAGTGACCTTGGAGCAGAAGCGATCAAAGCTGCAATGAACCGCGCAGATATCCAACCAGAAGATGTTCAAGAAGTAATTATGGGGAACGTTTTACAAGCTGGTCAAGGGCAAATTCCATCCCGCCAAGCAGCAACAAAAGCGGGAATTCCGTATAACGTAAAATCTGAAACAATCAATAAAGTTTGTGCATCGGGCATGCGCAGTGTCACATTGGCAGATCAATTGATTCGCTTAGGGGATGAAGAAGTAATCGTAGCAGGCGGCATGGAATCGATGTCTAACGCACCTTATTATTTGCCAAAAGCACGTTGGGGTCTTCGCATGGGCGATTCACAAGTTATTGATGGCATGGTCCATGATGGCTTGTCTTGTTCTTTCCACCCTGACAAAGTTCATATGGGAACTTACGGCAACTCAACTGCCAAAGATTTTGATTTGTCTCGTGAAGAACAAGACAAATGGTCAGCTCGTTCGCATGAACGTGCGATCAAAGCAAAAGATTTATTTGCTGAAGAAATCGTTGCCATCGATATTCCTCAGCGTAAAGGAGATCCAATTACAGTCGATGTAGATGAAGCGCCTCGAGCTAACTCTACAATTGAAGCGTTGGCAAAACTAAAACCTGCATTCGGAAAAGACGGCACCATCACTGCCGGAAATGCACCTGGTATTAATGACGGGGCAGCGGCACTTGTCTTAATGAGTGAAGAACGCGCACAAAAAGAAAACAAAAATGTATTGGCTCATGTTCTATCCCATACAGAAGTGGCAATCGAACCACACCGTTTCCCTGAAACGCCAGGAATCGTCATTAACGAATTATTGAAGAAAACAGGCAAAACAATCGATGAAATTGATTTGTTCGAAATTAACGAAGCGTTTGCAGCCGTCGCATTAGCAAGCTCGAAAATTGCTGGACTTGATGCTGAAAAAGTCAACGTTAACGGTGGATCTGTAGCACTTGGACATCCAATCGGAGCAAGCGGTGCGCGCATTATCTTAACGCTCGCTTACGAATTGAAACGTCGCGGAGGCGGCATTGGTATCGCGGCAATCTGTTCAGGTGGCGGACAAGGCGACGCTATCATGATTAGAGTTCCTAAGGAGGAAGAATAA
- a CDS encoding TetR/AcrR family transcriptional regulator, giving the protein MNKKREIESSVKDESLIEKRREQMIRGAVTLFKEKGFHRTTTREIAKAAGFSIGTLYEYIRTKEDVLYLVCDSIYDEVHSRLDRLDIEKGSISVLVAAIEHYYTLIDEMQDEFVVMYQESKSLPKDALNYVLNKELQMVAIFERLLTQCVDNEEIQMTPKEVVMAAHHLFVQGQMWAFRRWALDDFTIQEFIDIQTKFLLQGMAGENISIQEAKS; this is encoded by the coding sequence ATGAACAAAAAGCGTGAGATTGAGTCTTCCGTTAAAGATGAAAGCTTAATAGAAAAGCGCCGTGAACAAATGATTCGCGGCGCTGTCACGCTATTTAAAGAAAAAGGCTTTCACCGGACGACAACGCGAGAAATTGCAAAAGCAGCAGGCTTTAGCATCGGAACGTTATATGAATACATTCGGACAAAAGAAGATGTACTGTATCTCGTTTGTGACTCGATTTACGACGAAGTGCACAGTCGCCTTGATCGGTTGGATATTGAAAAAGGATCGATTAGTGTTTTAGTAGCCGCAATCGAACATTATTACACATTAATCGACGAAATGCAGGATGAATTTGTCGTCATGTACCAGGAATCCAAATCTTTGCCAAAAGACGCATTAAATTATGTCTTAAACAAAGAACTCCAAATGGTAGCGATTTTTGAACGGCTACTAACCCAATGCGTCGATAATGAAGAAATTCAAATGACGCCAAAAGAAGTGGTCATGGCGGCTCATCATTTATTCGTTCAAGGGCAAATGTGGGCTTTCAGACGCTGGGCATTAGACGATTTCACCATTCAGGAATTTATCGATATACAAACTAAATTTCTTTTGCAGGGGATGGCAGGGGAAAACATCTCAATACAGGAGGCTAAATCATAA